Proteins found in one Rhodobacteraceae bacterium D3-12 genomic segment:
- a CDS encoding prepilin peptidase — MEITQLSAMWFAPFVWPVCAWVAWSDMATMRIPNKAVMTLVAIFLVMGLFFMPLPEFAWRLGQLVLILLVGIVMNAAGMIGAGDAKFAAAAAPFIASGDLRLILPLFAANLLAAYATHRLALHSRLRNLAPNWESWSRGWDFPMGLALGNTLAAYIGLGIWYGS, encoded by the coding sequence ATGGAGATCACCCAGCTTTCGGCGATGTGGTTTGCACCCTTCGTCTGGCCCGTCTGTGCGTGGGTCGCGTGGTCCGACATGGCGACCATGCGCATCCCCAACAAGGCGGTGATGACGCTGGTGGCGATCTTCCTCGTGATGGGGCTGTTTTTCATGCCCCTCCCCGAATTCGCATGGCGTCTGGGACAACTCGTTCTCATCCTTCTGGTGGGTATCGTGATGAACGCGGCGGGGATGATTGGCGCGGGGGATGCCAAATTCGCCGCCGCCGCCGCCCCCTTTATTGCCAGCGGCGATCTGCGTCTGATCCTGCCGCTGTTTGCCGCCAACCTGCTGGCCGCCTATGCCACCCACCGGCTGGCGCTGCACAGCCGCCTGCGCAATCTTGCCCCCAATTGGGAAAGCTGGAGCCGCGGTTGGGATTTCCCCATGGGCCTCGCGCTCGGCAACACGCTGGCCGCCTACATCGGCCTCGGCATCTGGTACGGAAGCTAA
- a CDS encoding tetratricopeptide repeat protein — protein sequence MRHFKILSLCLTGAVFLTACDKTQNGDVNRALQNVNVVDESNLNDIMLTVADPNEAVTYFQRATKDHPERIDLQRGLAQSLVRAKRATEAVSAYQKVVKLDGATDDDRVDLADAQIRAADWKSAEATLNTVPPTHETFKRYRLEAMVADSKKQWKKADSFYETAVGLTTRPGGVMNNWGYSKLTRGDFTEAERLFGDAIKHDKTLFTAKNNMVLARGAQRNYNLPVIPMSQSERAQLLHTLGLSAIKQGDVETGKGLLREAIDTHPQHFEAAVRSLRALESNVTN from the coding sequence ATGCGCCACTTCAAGATTCTTTCCCTGTGCCTGACGGGTGCGGTATTTCTGACCGCCTGTGACAAGACCCAGAACGGCGACGTAAACCGCGCATTGCAAAATGTGAACGTGGTGGATGAGAGCAATCTCAACGACATCATGCTCACCGTGGCTGACCCCAACGAAGCGGTCACCTATTTCCAGCGCGCAACCAAGGATCACCCCGAACGGATTGATCTGCAACGTGGGCTGGCGCAATCGCTGGTGCGCGCCAAACGCGCCACCGAAGCGGTCAGCGCCTATCAAAAGGTGGTCAAACTCGACGGCGCAACCGATGACGACCGCGTCGATCTGGCCGATGCCCAGATCCGCGCCGCCGATTGGAAATCCGCCGAGGCCACGCTCAACACCGTGCCCCCCACCCACGAGACCTTCAAACGCTACCGCCTCGAAGCGATGGTTGCCGACAGCAAGAAGCAGTGGAAAAAAGCCGACAGCTTCTATGAAACCGCCGTTGGTCTCACCACCCGCCCCGGCGGCGTGATGAACAACTGGGGCTATTCCAAACTGACCCGTGGCGATTTCACCGAGGCCGAGCGCCTGTTCGGTGATGCGATCAAACACGACAAAACGCTCTTTACCGCCAAGAACAACATGGTTCTGGCCCGCGGGGCGCAGCGCAACTATAACCTGCCCGTCATCCCGATGAGCCAGTCCGAACGTGCGCAACTGTTGCACACGCTGGGCCTCTCGGCGATCAAACAGGGCGACGTCGAAACCGGCAAAGGCCTGCTGCGCGAAGCGATCGACACCCATCCACAACACTTCGAAGCCGCCGTGCGTAGCTTGCGCGCGCTGGAATCGAACGTGACCAACTAA
- a CDS encoding tetratricopeptide repeat protein: MTRMGLIVIFCACLSACSAPLGPSRNSPFAPGTKQNADAVDGLIVGHRLMAAGENELALQAFTRAAAEHGLTVDVLSALGSANLGLGRLGQSEKLLRRAVKADDTIPETWNNLGVVLMEQRKFPEAEQVFRRAYALDNGESDSIRDNLRLALAKSEESTYDGVQEQDYKLVRRGSSDFLIRQIP, translated from the coding sequence ATGACCCGTATGGGCCTTATTGTTATTTTCTGCGCGTGTTTGTCTGCGTGTTCCGCGCCCCTTGGGCCGTCACGCAACAGCCCCTTTGCGCCCGGCACCAAGCAAAATGCAGACGCCGTTGACGGGTTAATCGTGGGCCATCGCCTTATGGCGGCGGGCGAAAACGAACTCGCCCTTCAGGCCTTCACCCGCGCCGCCGCCGAGCATGGGTTGACCGTCGATGTGCTCTCCGCGCTTGGCTCTGCCAATCTCGGGCTGGGGCGACTGGGCCAGTCGGAAAAGCTGTTGCGCCGCGCGGTCAAGGCCGATGACACCATCCCCGAAACATGGAACAATCTCGGCGTTGTCCTGATGGAACAACGCAAATTCCCCGAAGCCGAACAGGTCTTTCGCCGCGCCTATGCGCTCGACAATGGCGAAAGTGACTCAATTCGTGATAATTTACGCTTGGCACTCGCAAAATCCGAAGAGTCAACGTATGATGGGGTCCAAGAACAAGACTATAAATTGGTACGGCGCGGAAGCAGCGACTTCCTGATACGTCAGATACCATGA
- a CDS encoding type II secretion system F family protein, giving the protein MDALNKTLTELLGPMGPLIAVGMLGVVMILVTLPLFLKREVDPLDKLKKSQQSAKNELDHKDKLRNKQRNDKLEKYAQFLEPQNEEELAGLKLKLLQAGYRDRDAVRYFHFAQFALGIGFLIAGVIYFILVKSGGETNTQQTLMYILGPGAAGYMLPKYWVTKRQGKRQEEITNGFPDALDMMLVCVEAGQSMDQAIIRVAAEIRASYPALADEFEMVAHEMKAGKDKSNVLNDMSERCGVQDVSSFVTVLNQSQSFGTPISDALRVYAGEMRDKRVMRAEEAANKLPTKMTLATMMLTVPPLLIILVGPSVHGISQLGNMGN; this is encoded by the coding sequence ATGGACGCACTCAATAAAACCCTGACTGAACTGCTTGGCCCGATGGGCCCGCTGATCGCCGTCGGAATGCTCGGTGTTGTGATGATCCTCGTCACCCTGCCGCTTTTCCTTAAGCGCGAAGTCGACCCGCTGGACAAGCTCAAAAAGTCCCAGCAATCGGCCAAGAACGAGCTCGACCACAAGGACAAGCTGCGCAACAAACAGCGCAACGACAAACTCGAGAAATACGCGCAATTCCTTGAGCCGCAAAACGAAGAAGAACTCGCCGGCCTCAAGCTCAAGCTGCTGCAGGCGGGCTACCGCGACCGCGACGCCGTGCGCTACTTCCACTTTGCGCAATTCGCGCTTGGGATTGGTTTCCTGATTGCCGGGGTGATCTATTTCATCCTCGTCAAATCAGGGGGTGAAACCAACACGCAGCAAACGCTGATGTATATCCTTGGCCCCGGTGCCGCCGGCTATATGCTGCCCAAATACTGGGTGACAAAACGTCAGGGCAAACGTCAGGAAGAGATCACCAACGGCTTCCCCGATGCGCTCGACATGATGCTTGTCTGCGTCGAAGCGGGTCAGTCGATGGATCAGGCGATCATTCGCGTCGCCGCTGAAATCCGCGCCTCCTATCCGGCGCTGGCGGATGAATTCGAAATGGTCGCGCACGAAATGAAGGCCGGTAAGGACAAATCCAACGTCCTGAACGACATGTCCGAACGCTGCGGTGTGCAGGACGTCTCCAGCTTCGTGACCGTTCTGAACCAGTCGCAATCCTTCGGGACACCGATCTCGGACGCCCTGCGCGTCTATGCCGGAGAAATGCGCGACAAACGTGTGATGCGCGCCGAAGAGGCCGCCAACAAACTGCCGACCAAGATGACGCTCGCCACGATGATGCTCACCGTGCCACCGCTGCTCATCATCCTTGTGGGTCCGTCCGTGCACGGCATCTCGCAGCTCGGCAATATGGGCAACTGA
- a CDS encoding type II secretion system F family protein yields MSISAEPLIYGLIFIGVLVLVEGLYLTMFGKSISLNSRVNRRLEMLEKGTNREEVMEKLRKEMHQHMKSRKIPLYSLLADKAQKAAIAFTPVQLIMIMAGLSAVSFVGLTIGTETAVEIRAAIAPAMGIGGVYFWVSNKAKKRLSMIEEQLPDAVELMVRSLRVGHPFSSAIQIVSKEVKDPLASEFGIISDETAYGRDMGEALKDMAERIGLQDLRFLAVAVTIQQQSGGNLAEILAGLAAVIRARFRLFRRVKAITAEAQWSGKFLSGFPVFALMAILLTDPGYYDEVMDHPYFIPACLFVGGFLTLNLIVMRWLTNIKV; encoded by the coding sequence ATGTCCATCAGCGCAGAACCCCTTATCTACGGCCTGATTTTCATCGGCGTGCTCGTGCTTGTCGAAGGTCTCTACCTGACCATGTTCGGCAAGTCGATTTCGCTCAACAGCCGCGTGAACCGCCGGCTCGAGATGCTCGAAAAAGGCACCAACCGCGAAGAAGTGATGGAAAAACTCCGCAAGGAGATGCACCAGCACATGAAGTCGCGGAAAATCCCGCTCTACTCCCTCTTGGCTGACAAAGCCCAGAAAGCGGCGATTGCCTTTACCCCGGTTCAGCTCATCATGATCATGGCGGGCCTGTCGGCGGTGTCTTTTGTCGGGCTGACCATCGGCACCGAAACCGCCGTTGAAATCCGTGCCGCCATCGCCCCCGCAATGGGCATCGGCGGGGTCTATTTCTGGGTCTCCAACAAGGCCAAGAAACGCCTCTCGATGATCGAAGAGCAACTGCCCGATGCGGTTGAACTCATGGTGCGTTCGCTGCGTGTGGGCCATCCGTTCTCGTCGGCGATCCAGATCGTCTCGAAAGAGGTCAAAGATCCCCTCGCCTCGGAATTCGGCATTATCTCGGACGAAACCGCCTATGGCCGTGACATGGGCGAAGCGCTCAAGGATATGGCCGAACGTATCGGTCTTCAGGATTTGCGCTTCCTCGCCGTGGCCGTGACCATTCAACAGCAATCGGGTGGTAACCTCGCCGAAATCCTCGCCGGTCTCGCCGCGGTGATCCGTGCCCGCTTCCGCCTGTTCCGCCGCGTAAAAGCCATCACCGCCGAGGCCCAGTGGTCAGGCAAGTTTCTGTCGGGCTTCCCAGTGTTCGCTCTTATGGCGATCCTGCTGACCGATCCGGGCTACTATGATGAAGTGATGGATCACCCCTACTTTATTCCGGCATGTCTTTTTGTCGGTGGTTTCCTGACGCTGAACCTTATCGTGATGCGCTGGCTCACCAACATCAAAGTCTGA
- a CDS encoding CpaF family protein: MFSRYKKNDAPRKPVKAAGGNVTELPKASDAPKEDVAASMRRPSQKTAARAAPDDKEQKRKDRMGELKLELHRELLENLNLAALDQASEADLRAEINEITNEVLNQKAVVLNREDRNQLNQELFFEVKGLGPLETLLQDDGVNDILVNGPKQIFVERDGKLTLTDITFKDEKHLMRIIDKIVSAVGRRVDESNPYVDARLQDGSRFNAMVPPIAVDGSLVSIRKFKKDKLGIDELVNFGAFSEQMAAYLQAAVACRLNVIVSGGTGSGKTTTLNALSSFIDDAERILTIEDTAELQLQQTHVGRMESRPPNVEGKGEVSPRDCLKNALRMRPDRIIVGETRGEEVIDMLQAMNTGHDGSMTTIHANNARDGISRLENMIAMAGIEMPLKAVRSQISSAVNLIVQASRLQDGSRRMTSITEITGMEGDVISMQEVFRFQRVGLTPENKIIGHFTATGVRSHFSERFRLWGYDLPPAIFEPTLAAE, from the coding sequence ATGTTTTCGCGCTACAAAAAGAACGACGCTCCCCGCAAGCCCGTCAAAGCCGCCGGCGGCAACGTCACCGAGCTTCCAAAAGCCTCCGACGCGCCCAAAGAGGACGTCGCGGCCTCCATGCGCCGCCCGTCTCAGAAAACGGCCGCGCGCGCAGCCCCTGACGACAAGGAACAAAAGCGCAAGGACCGCATGGGCGAGCTCAAGCTCGAACTGCACCGTGAGCTGCTGGAAAACCTCAACCTCGCCGCCCTTGATCAGGCAAGCGAGGCCGACCTGCGTGCCGAGATCAACGAGATCACCAACGAGGTTCTGAACCAGAAAGCCGTTGTGCTGAACCGCGAGGATCGCAATCAGCTCAATCAGGAACTGTTCTTCGAGGTCAAAGGCCTCGGCCCGCTCGAAACGCTTTTGCAAGACGATGGCGTGAACGATATTCTCGTCAACGGCCCGAAACAGATTTTCGTCGAACGTGATGGCAAGCTAACGCTGACCGACATCACCTTCAAAGACGAAAAACACCTGATGCGGATCATCGACAAGATCGTTTCCGCCGTGGGTCGCCGGGTTGATGAATCCAACCCCTATGTTGACGCCCGTTTGCAGGATGGCTCGCGTTTCAACGCCATGGTGCCGCCAATCGCGGTTGATGGCTCGCTGGTCTCCATTCGTAAGTTTAAAAAGGACAAGCTCGGCATCGACGAGCTGGTCAACTTCGGCGCGTTCTCCGAACAAATGGCCGCCTACCTTCAGGCCGCCGTGGCCTGCCGCCTCAACGTGATCGTGTCGGGCGGGACGGGCTCTGGTAAAACCACAACGCTCAACGCGCTGTCGTCGTTCATCGACGATGCCGAACGTATCCTCACAATCGAGGATACGGCCGAACTTCAACTGCAACAGACCCACGTCGGTCGGATGGAAAGCCGCCCCCCCAACGTCGAGGGCAAAGGCGAGGTTTCCCCCCGCGACTGTCTGAAAAACGCCCTTCGGATGCGTCCTGACCGGATCATCGTTGGGGAAACGCGGGGCGAAGAAGTTATCGACATGCTCCAGGCCATGAACACCGGCCACGACGGCTCGATGACCACGATCCACGCCAACAACGCCCGCGACGGTATCAGCCGTCTGGAAAACATGATCGCCATGGCCGGGATCGAAATGCCGCTCAAGGCCGTGCGCTCGCAAATTTCCTCGGCTGTGAACCTTATCGTGCAGGCCTCGCGCCTTCAGGACGGCTCGCGCCGGATGACTTCGATCACGGAAATCACCGGCATGGAAGGCGACGTGATCTCGATGCAGGAAGTGTTCCGCTTCCAACGCGTCGGCCTGACGCCGGAAAACAAGATCATCGGCCATTTCACCGCGACGGGCGTGCGCTCGCACTTCTCCGAACGTTTCCGCCTGTGGGGCTATGACCTGCCACCGGCAATCTTTGAACCCACATTGGCTGCGGAGTAA
- a CDS encoding AAA family ATPase: MTSNELLQAETSPLQACTISRDVQNFDLLIEDMETALGENWGDLGFAEAKSFFSQPEAESLEFVAIAIDESDEEKLVMLGEIIETAKAKGIKVILIAEDVSPAALHQLLRHGADEFVPYPLPENELQAAILRLQTPEPIPQPTAAPTKATGPGNRDGVIIAVHGLAGGTGATTLAVNLAWELATIDKTDSPSVCLMDLDLQFGAVSTYLDLPRREAVYEMLTDTDGMDDDVFKQALVTFEEKLRVLTAPTEMLPLDLITSEDVTAVLDMAKSHFDYVIIDMPKTLVQWSEVVLNAAHVYFGTLELDMRSAQNTLRLKRALQGEELPYEKLRYVLNRAPKFTDLNGKSRVKRLGESLDISVELQLPDGGKPVMQAGDHGLPLASSAAKNPLRKEIAKLAQSLHEIGQDSAEAA; the protein is encoded by the coding sequence ATGACGAGTAATGAGCTTCTGCAAGCGGAAACGAGCCCGCTTCAAGCCTGTACGATCAGCCGTGACGTGCAGAATTTCGATCTTCTGATCGAAGATATGGAGACCGCCCTTGGTGAAAACTGGGGTGATCTCGGCTTTGCCGAGGCCAAATCTTTCTTCAGTCAGCCAGAAGCCGAATCTCTCGAATTTGTGGCAATTGCCATTGATGAGAGCGACGAGGAAAAACTCGTCATGCTGGGTGAAATCATCGAAACCGCCAAGGCCAAGGGCATCAAGGTGATTCTCATCGCCGAAGATGTCAGCCCCGCCGCGCTGCACCAGCTGCTGCGCCATGGCGCCGATGAATTCGTCCCCTACCCGCTTCCCGAAAACGAGCTTCAGGCCGCGATTCTGCGCCTGCAAACGCCCGAGCCTATTCCTCAACCCACAGCGGCCCCGACCAAAGCCACCGGACCGGGCAACCGCGATGGCGTCATCATCGCCGTGCATGGCCTTGCTGGCGGCACCGGCGCGACCACGCTTGCGGTGAACCTCGCTTGGGAACTCGCAACAATCGACAAGACCGACTCGCCCAGCGTTTGCCTGATGGACCTCGACCTCCAGTTTGGCGCCGTGTCGACCTATCTCGACCTGCCCCGCCGCGAGGCCGTCTATGAAATGCTGACCGACACCGACGGCATGGATGACGATGTGTTCAAGCAGGCCCTTGTGACCTTCGAAGAAAAACTGCGCGTGTTGACCGCCCCAACCGAGATGCTGCCGCTTGACCTGATCACCTCCGAGGACGTGACCGCCGTGCTCGACATGGCCAAAAGCCATTTTGATTACGTCATCATCGACATGCCCAAGACCCTGGTGCAATGGAGCGAAGTGGTGCTCAACGCCGCGCATGTCTATTTCGGCACGCTTGAACTCGACATGCGCTCGGCCCAGAACACGCTGCGCCTCAAACGCGCGCTGCAAGGCGAAGAGCTGCCCTATGAAAAGCTGCGCTATGTGCTGAACCGGGCGCCGAAATTCACCGATCTCAACGGCAAATCCCGCGTGAAGCGTTTGGGAGAAAGCCTTGATATCTCTGTGGAATTACAACTTCCCGATGGCGGAAAGCCGGTGATGCAGGCGGGCGACCACGGTCTTCCCCTCGCCTCGTCGGCGGCCAAGAACCCGCTGCGCAAGGAAATCGCAAAACTCGCCCAGAGCCTGCATGAAATCGGTCAGGACTCGGCCGAGGCGGCCTGA
- a CDS encoding OmpA family protein, whose product MLKLIAPISLVALTACAVNTPGGQSFFREAGAGIDDGYFGNATMNNTQMMSGERSYVHALASRFAQEVPSTVNFAFDSTVLDAGSRDTLRQQAHWIRQFPEVRFRVYGHADAPGSSAYNKRLGLRRAQAVVRFLSTQGISRSRLEAVASFGETQPVIMTQGRDRRNRRTVTEVSGFARKYHGTLDGNYAAVVYREYVNSAEPKAALSGISGRDFKTTE is encoded by the coding sequence ATGTTGAAACTGATTGCACCGATCAGCCTTGTGGCGCTCACTGCATGTGCAGTGAACACCCCCGGCGGCCAATCCTTCTTCCGCGAAGCGGGCGCAGGCATCGACGATGGTTACTTCGGTAACGCGACGATGAACAACACACAGATGATGTCGGGCGAGCGCAGCTACGTCCACGCTCTGGCAAGCCGCTTCGCTCAGGAAGTGCCCTCGACGGTCAATTTCGCCTTCGATAGCACGGTTCTGGACGCCGGCTCGCGCGATACCCTGCGCCAACAGGCCCATTGGATCCGCCAATTCCCCGAAGTCCGCTTCCGGGTCTATGGTCACGCCGATGCGCCGGGCTCCAGCGCCTATAACAAACGCCTCGGCCTGCGCCGGGCACAGGCGGTGGTGCGTTTCCTCTCGACCCAAGGCATCAGCCGCTCGCGCCTCGAAGCGGTTGCCTCGTTTGGCGAAACACAGCCGGTCATCATGACCCAAGGCCGCGACCGCCGCAATCGGCGCACCGTGACCGAAGTTTCCGGCTTTGCGCGCAAATACCACGGCACTCTCGATGGCAACTATGCCGCAGTGGTTTACCGCGAATACGTCAACAGCGCCGAGCCCAAAGCGGCCCTCTCCGGGATCAGCGGCCGGGACTTCAAGACAACCGAATAA
- a CDS encoding type II and III secretion system protein family protein, whose protein sequence is MQKRSILTAALLGLTIGFAHVPDTGVAESLRVVKRGTSSSLSVPMNRAVVVESDVPFAELSIANPSIADISSLSDRTIYVLGKSPGLTTLTLLDANGQLITNVDVRVAADISEFKERLRQILPGEKIEVRTANDGIVLSGTVSSSQRLQRALDLAERYAPERVSNLMAVGGVQQVMLKVRFAEMQRTVSKSLSTSLALDGAMFGGGLGVNGGTNSNNNSGAVGTSLGGAIPATSDSNGAMVFGFNAGAVQVGVLLEALESKGVVRTLAEPNLTALSGQEAKFLAGGEYPIPVSQDNGAITIEFKPFGVELNFTPRVVDGDLINLEMEAAVSSLDPTNAANFNNFSISAFKRRETSTTVELRDGDSFAIAGLLQDDFQDVNGQVPWLGDVPVLGALFRSASYQRSQSELVIIVTAHLVTPTRGEALALPTDRIRPPTEKDLFLNGKVARKGTRPTRGAAGEVAKQDFTGSYGYVMD, encoded by the coding sequence ATGCAGAAGAGAAGTATACTGACAGCGGCCCTTTTGGGCCTAACAATTGGGTTTGCCCATGTTCCGGATACGGGCGTGGCTGAATCCCTTCGCGTGGTAAAGCGTGGCACATCGTCTTCACTCAGCGTTCCTATGAACCGCGCGGTTGTGGTCGAAAGCGACGTTCCCTTCGCGGAACTTTCCATCGCAAACCCGTCGATCGCTGACATTTCATCGCTCAGCGACCGCACCATCTATGTGCTCGGCAAATCGCCGGGGCTGACCACGCTGACTCTGCTGGACGCCAATGGCCAGCTTATCACCAACGTGGATGTGCGTGTGGCGGCGGATATTTCCGAATTCAAAGAGCGCCTGCGCCAAATTCTCCCCGGTGAGAAGATCGAAGTGCGCACCGCAAACGACGGCATCGTGCTTTCCGGCACCGTGTCCTCGTCACAGCGCCTGCAACGGGCGCTTGATCTCGCGGAACGCTACGCACCAGAGCGGGTCTCGAACCTGATGGCTGTTGGCGGCGTTCAACAGGTGATGTTGAAAGTGCGCTTTGCCGAAATGCAGCGCACCGTGTCCAAATCGCTCTCCACCTCTCTGGCGCTTGACGGTGCCATGTTCGGTGGCGGTCTGGGCGTGAATGGCGGCACCAACAGCAACAACAACTCCGGCGCGGTCGGCACCTCGCTCGGCGGGGCCATTCCGGCCACTTCCGATAGCAACGGCGCCATGGTCTTTGGCTTCAACGCCGGCGCTGTTCAGGTCGGTGTCCTTCTGGAAGCCCTTGAAAGCAAAGGGGTTGTGCGCACCCTGGCCGAACCCAACCTCACTGCCCTTTCGGGCCAAGAGGCCAAGTTCCTCGCCGGTGGCGAATACCCAATCCCGGTCAGCCAGGACAACGGTGCCATCACCATCGAATTCAAACCGTTCGGGGTTGAGCTCAACTTCACCCCGCGCGTTGTCGATGGCGACCTCATCAACCTAGAAATGGAAGCCGCGGTCTCGTCGCTTGACCCAACCAACGCCGCAAACTTCAACAACTTCTCGATCAGCGCCTTCAAACGCCGCGAAACCTCCACCACCGTGGAACTTCGCGACGGGGACAGCTTTGCCATCGCGGGTCTGTTGCAGGATGACTTTCAGGATGTGAACGGTCAGGTGCCGTGGCTGGGCGATGTTCCGGTCCTTGGCGCTCTGTTCCGCTCGGCGTCCTACCAACGGTCACAATCTGAGCTGGTCATCATCGTCACCGCCCATCTGGTGACGCCGACTCGCGGCGAAGCACTGGCCCTGCCAACTGACAGGATCCGCCCGCCGACCGAGAAAGACCTCTTCCTGAATGGCAAGGTTGCCCGCAAAGGCACCCGCCCCACCCGCGGCGCAGCCGGGGAAGTGGCCAAGCAGGATTTCACCGGCTCTTACGGCTATGTAATGGATTGA
- the cpaB gene encoding Flp pilus assembly protein CpaB, which translates to MRAVFGLVLIVGLGLAGFAVYMIKNQFAAYETELQRQRQANGGLIDTVDIYVAKKPMKYGDELTPDAVAVVKWPANLQPAGVFYSAERAKEFNTPLLFAPSGENRVLLRAIEANEALTAVKVTEPGEIAGITSLLEPGQSAASIKVDVTSGVSGFLRPGNFVDVYWTGEIRGTESSREVTRLIETGLKIIAIDQSANVDVAKAAVARTVTVAVDRTQALRINQGQKTGRLALTLVGEPGLDGVAEGPIEIDQNALLGIAAAEAPAPAPKEKEICTIRTRRGAEVVEIPIPCTN; encoded by the coding sequence ATGCGAGCCGTATTTGGACTTGTTCTTATCGTGGGCCTGGGATTGGCCGGCTTTGCCGTGTACATGATCAAGAACCAGTTTGCCGCCTATGAGACCGAACTTCAGCGACAACGCCAGGCCAATGGCGGGTTGATTGATACCGTTGACATCTATGTGGCCAAGAAACCCATGAAATACGGTGACGAGCTGACCCCGGATGCCGTGGCCGTCGTCAAATGGCCCGCAAACCTCCAGCCCGCAGGCGTGTTTTACTCCGCCGAACGTGCCAAGGAATTCAACACCCCGCTTCTTTTCGCCCCCTCGGGCGAAAATCGCGTGCTCTTGCGCGCCATTGAAGCCAACGAAGCCCTCACCGCCGTCAAAGTCACCGAACCGGGCGAGATCGCCGGGATCACCTCGCTGCTCGAACCCGGACAAAGCGCCGCCTCGATCAAGGTTGACGTGACCTCGGGCGTTTCGGGCTTCCTGCGCCCCGGCAACTTTGTTGATGTCTACTGGACAGGCGAAATCCGCGGCACCGAAAGCAGCCGCGAAGTCACCCGCCTGATCGAAACCGGCCTCAAGATCATCGCGATTGACCAATCCGCCAATGTCGATGTGGCCAAGGCCGCTGTTGCCCGCACCGTGACCGTGGCGGTTGACCGGACACAGGCGCTGCGCATCAATCAGGGTCAAAAAACCGGGCGCCTTGCCCTGACCCTCGTTGGCGAACCCGGCCTTGATGGTGTCGCCGAAGGCCCGATCGAAATCGACCAGAACGCTCTCCTTGGTATCGCCGCAGCCGAGGCCCCGGCCCCTGCGCCCAAGGAAAAAGAGATCTGCACCATCCGCACCCGCCGTGGTGCCGAGGTGGTCGAAATTCCGATCCCCTGCACCAACTGA
- a CDS encoding lytic transglycosylase domain-containing protein, translated as MRRNGKKVAVAALLALSIASQGWADAPKPFENFTFKKVGPPKKGTKKKRITIHVTPEDMARQNPKLGRKGKPEEKTATGAAPAKPGAKDRPGHYAWFWDKISPDMDKSGPGRLELALNRIANPPGGKGGVKSPRLQGLQELARVRGAEILLATVGTEVSPALVLAVMSVESAGKIDAVSSAGAQGLMQLMPATAARFGVTDITKSDQNIKGGVAFLDFLMKEFNRDPILVLAGYNAGEGAVKTHKGVPPYAETRDYVPKVLAAFNTARGLCLTRPQLVTDGCVFNIDVSGGQ; from the coding sequence ATGCGACGCAATGGAAAAAAAGTGGCGGTGGCCGCGCTTTTGGCGCTGTCGATCGCGTCTCAGGGTTGGGCAGATGCGCCCAAGCCGTTCGAGAATTTTACCTTTAAGAAGGTGGGCCCCCCAAAGAAGGGCACCAAGAAGAAGCGGATCACCATCCATGTGACGCCAGAAGATATGGCGCGTCAGAACCCCAAGCTTGGCCGTAAGGGCAAGCCGGAAGAAAAAACCGCCACCGGGGCGGCGCCCGCGAAACCGGGGGCCAAGGACCGGCCGGGGCATTACGCGTGGTTCTGGGACAAGATCTCGCCCGATATGGACAAGAGCGGGCCAGGGCGGCTTGAGCTGGCGCTGAACCGGATTGCCAACCCGCCGGGGGGTAAGGGTGGGGTGAAATCGCCACGGCTTCAGGGATTGCAGGAACTGGCGCGCGTGCGTGGTGCAGAGATTTTGCTTGCGACCGTGGGGACCGAAGTGTCGCCTGCTTTGGTTCTGGCGGTGATGTCGGTGGAAAGCGCCGGCAAGATTGACGCGGTATCAAGCGCCGGTGCGCAGGGGTTGATGCAGTTGATGCCCGCCACGGCGGCGCGGTTCGGGGTGACGGATATCACCAAGTCGGATCAGAACATCAAGGGCGGTGTCGCGTTCCTTGATTTTCTGATGAAGGAATTCAACCGTGATCCGATTCTGGTGTTGGCCGGGTATAATGCGGGCGAGGGCGCGGTAAAGACCCACAAGGGCGTGCCACCCTATGCCGAGACCCGCGATTATGTGCCCAAGGTGCTGGCCGCGTTCAACACGGCGCGGGGGCTGTGCCTGACCCGGCCACAGTTGGTCACGGATGGCTGTGTCTTTAATATAGATGTGAGCGGGGGCCAGTAA